One genomic segment of Falco peregrinus isolate bFalPer1 chromosome 7, bFalPer1.pri, whole genome shotgun sequence includes these proteins:
- the MORN2 gene encoding LOW QUALITY PROTEIN: MORN repeat-containing protein 2 (The sequence of the model RefSeq protein was modified relative to this genomic sequence to represent the inferred CDS: substituted 1 base at 1 genomic stop codon), which produces MNGTGRLEHPSGAIYEGEFKDKFHGPGTYTFPNREKSIGPFKENKRDXKCACEYPCNTDFPGLKRLSSPGWLSSYHQCSSFGLSL; this is translated from the exons ATGAATGGCACTGGAAGGCTAGAACATCCTTCTGGGGCAATTTATGAAGGCGAGTTCAAAGACAAGTTTCACGGGCCTGGAACCTACACATTTCCAAACAGAGAGAAGTCCATTGGACCATTCAAGGAAAACAA GAGAGACTGAAAGTGTGCCTGTGAGTACCCCTGCAACACAGATTTCCCAG GACTCAAGCGCCTGAGTTCCCCGGGGTGGCTGTCCTCTTACCATCAGTGCTCCAGTTTTGGACTCAGTTTATAA